One window from the genome of Dyadobacter sp. CECT 9275 encodes:
- a CDS encoding translation initiation factor, producing the protein MSKKNRSGIVYSTNPEFEFSDNEDDIQTLPPTQQDLRIWLERKGGGKVTTAVKGFTGTLADLETLGKLLKNLCGSGGTVKDQEVQIQGDHRDKVIAWLLSKGYKAKKAGG; encoded by the coding sequence ATGTCAAAAAAGAACCGCTCAGGCATCGTTTATTCTACCAATCCTGAATTTGAATTTTCAGACAACGAAGATGATATACAAACGCTCCCACCCACCCAGCAGGACCTGAGGATCTGGCTGGAACGCAAAGGAGGCGGCAAGGTAACCACAGCAGTGAAAGGCTTTACAGGTACATTGGCTGATCTGGAAACTTTGGGAAAATTACTCAAAAACTTATGCGGCAGCGGCGGAACCGTGAAGGACCAGGAAGTGCAGATACAGGGAGATCACCGCGACAAGGTTATTGCCTGGCTGTTGTCCAAAGGTTATAAGGCAAAAAAAGCCGGCGGCTGA
- a CDS encoding glycosyltransferase family 4 protein: protein MRILLIHQYFLEDHDGGGSRWNEMSRIWTQAGHEVTVLAGMVHYMGGRPEEYKGKYFVRKTNKDRVEVIRCHVSESYNQSFSGRLRAYFSFTFSSIRAGLFKVKGPYDLIIVTSPPLFVGITALVLSWWKKTPFIFEVRDLWPESAIDTGVLTNKQLIRFAYWFEKIIYQKACRINVLTPAFRDKLIMEKRVSPEKIIFIPNAADFAISEEVMRSFNSDRFRKEHALDGKFVITYVGAHGVANHLVQLLDAAEMLGNTPVYFLLIGDGMQKKMLMADAEKRKITNIRFVDPVSKREVFKYILASDMGISVLKNVATFKTIYSNKTFDYFSCKKPVLIAIDGISRQLVEEADAGMYIEPENTGDFVNKILFCSAHPETIKQQGENGYTFARKHFDRGVLAKRYLEYIEEAIRKI from the coding sequence ATGCGTATTCTACTTATTCATCAGTACTTTCTGGAAGATCATGACGGAGGTGGTTCCCGCTGGAACGAAATGAGCAGGATATGGACGCAAGCAGGCCACGAAGTAACGGTACTGGCCGGAATGGTGCATTATATGGGTGGGCGGCCGGAGGAGTATAAAGGAAAATATTTTGTCAGAAAAACCAATAAGGATCGTGTTGAGGTGATTCGCTGTCATGTATCTGAAAGCTATAATCAGAGTTTTTCCGGGCGCTTGCGGGCCTATTTTTCATTCACATTTTCCAGTATCCGGGCCGGGCTTTTTAAAGTAAAAGGCCCGTACGACCTAATTATCGTAACTTCTCCCCCGCTGTTTGTAGGTATCACGGCCCTGGTACTGTCGTGGTGGAAAAAAACTCCTTTTATCTTTGAAGTCCGCGACCTGTGGCCGGAATCGGCGATTGATACCGGGGTACTTACCAACAAACAGCTGATTCGGTTTGCCTATTGGTTTGAGAAAATCATCTACCAGAAGGCCTGCAGGATAAATGTACTGACGCCCGCCTTTCGTGACAAACTCATCATGGAAAAACGGGTTTCGCCGGAAAAAATAATTTTTATACCCAATGCCGCCGACTTCGCTATTTCTGAAGAAGTGATGCGTTCCTTTAATTCAGACCGATTCAGAAAGGAGCACGCGCTCGACGGCAAATTTGTGATCACGTACGTGGGCGCACATGGCGTAGCCAACCACCTGGTTCAGTTGCTGGATGCTGCGGAAATGCTCGGAAATACCCCTGTTTATTTTTTGCTGATCGGAGATGGTATGCAGAAAAAAATGCTGATGGCCGATGCAGAAAAACGAAAAATCACCAATATCAGGTTTGTAGACCCGGTTTCCAAAAGAGAGGTGTTCAAATACATACTGGCGTCGGATATGGGCATTTCGGTTTTGAAAAATGTGGCAACTTTCAAAACCATTTACTCAAACAAAACCTTTGACTATTTTTCTTGTAAAAAACCGGTTCTGATAGCAATTGACGGAATTTCCAGGCAACTGGTTGAAGAAGCAGATGCAGGGATGTATATTGAGCCGGAAAATACCGGAGACTTCGTAAACAAGATCCTGTTCTGCTCTGCACATCCTGAAACAATAAAACAGCAGGGAGAAAACGGATATACATTTGCCCGGAAGCATTTTGACAGAGGTGTGCTCGCAAAAAGGTATCTCGAATACATTGAAGAAGCCATCAGGAAAATATAA
- a CDS encoding DMT family transporter, translated as MNWLFLFFAFLIGISNTVQSGVNVQLRESLGNPILAAVSSFFVGLVVLLIAFVCFNQSPVPSIQEIKSIPWTRFLGGLMGAFYVLTVVFIVRDIGPANMICLVVAGQMIAAMTIDHFGLQGFAIHQITLPRIAGAILLVAGVYLILKN; from the coding sequence ATGAACTGGCTTTTTCTATTTTTTGCCTTTTTAATTGGTATCTCCAACACCGTTCAGTCGGGTGTGAACGTGCAGCTGCGTGAATCTCTGGGAAATCCAATACTGGCGGCGGTCTCTTCTTTTTTTGTCGGCCTGGTGGTGCTTCTTATCGCCTTTGTTTGTTTTAACCAAAGTCCGGTTCCCAGTATTCAGGAAATCAAATCCATCCCCTGGACGCGGTTCCTGGGAGGTCTCATGGGCGCATTTTATGTACTAACGGTTGTATTTATCGTGCGGGATATCGGGCCCGCCAACATGATTTGTCTGGTTGTTGCCGGACAGATGATCGCCGCCATGACCATTGACCATTTCGGCTTACAGGGTTTTGCCATTCACCAAATTACCCTGCCCAGGATAGCAGGTGCTATATTATTAGTTGCGGGGGTCTACCTGATTCTTAAAAATTAA
- a CDS encoding thioredoxin family protein codes for MRNVAHLFPPSVTENTYTYSDYMLLMEKVVQEKRTTGPKQSEELNYYTRLNLARMQRLNKTVLVNDDLKILTDQIDAPQTWYILTEAWCGDASQSIPVIVAAAQSNELITIKLLLRDENLSLMDEYLTFGGRSIPKLIAVDENHNELFTWGPRPAGAQQLLVAYKANPGKPYKEFAEDIQRWYNTDKTQSIQNELKAILEGVLIER; via the coding sequence ATGAGAAACGTAGCGCACTTATTCCCCCCCTCGGTTACCGAAAACACCTATACTTATTCTGATTACATGCTTTTGATGGAAAAAGTGGTTCAGGAAAAGAGAACCACCGGACCGAAACAATCGGAAGAGCTGAATTACTATACCAGGCTCAACCTGGCCAGGATGCAGCGGCTCAACAAAACAGTACTGGTGAACGATGACCTTAAAATCCTAACAGACCAAATTGACGCTCCCCAGACCTGGTACATCCTCACAGAAGCATGGTGCGGCGACGCCTCCCAGAGTATCCCCGTCATAGTGGCTGCCGCTCAATCCAATGAGCTGATTACCATAAAGTTACTACTTCGGGATGAAAATCTCTCCCTGATGGATGAGTACCTCACGTTCGGCGGACGTTCGATTCCCAAGCTGATTGCAGTGGACGAAAATCACAATGAACTTTTTACCTGGGGACCACGGCCCGCGGGAGCTCAACAGCTGTTGGTAGCATACAAAGCCAATCCCGGTAAACCCTATAAGGAATTTGCCGAAGACATCCAGCGCTGGTACAACACCGATAAAACGCAATCGATACAAAATGAATTGAAAGCGATTTTGGAAGGTGTTCTGATAGAAAGGTAA
- a CDS encoding SIMPL domain-containing protein codes for MKKGMLLSALLAGAVALESVAQVKYIEQLPQRKIEVTGTAEMEVVPDELYFNISLREYYGDEKNQKDKVLISTLEKQLVKAVAEAGLPEKSLSISGVGGYQNYVDKKKKPASFLENKQYELKVNSPEKLDIILSKIDSRGVQYANIGRVDHSKKEEFKKQVKSDALKAAKSKAEYLLASIDEKLGKILEIRELDESINYPQPMFAKANVRAFAEAADAVTESDVQYQKIKITYRMQAAFEIK; via the coding sequence ATGAAAAAGGGAATGTTATTGAGTGCTCTGCTGGCCGGAGCCGTTGCATTGGAGTCCGTCGCTCAGGTGAAGTATATCGAACAGCTGCCGCAACGCAAAATTGAAGTTACAGGTACTGCGGAAATGGAAGTCGTTCCGGATGAGTTGTATTTTAATATCTCTCTGAGAGAATATTATGGAGATGAAAAAAATCAGAAAGACAAAGTTCTCATCAGTACCCTGGAAAAGCAGCTGGTCAAGGCCGTAGCGGAAGCAGGACTACCCGAAAAGAGCTTATCCATCAGTGGTGTTGGCGGTTATCAGAATTATGTTGATAAAAAGAAAAAACCTGCTTCCTTCCTCGAAAATAAACAATATGAACTGAAAGTAAACAGTCCGGAGAAGCTTGATATCATCCTGTCGAAGATAGACAGCCGGGGCGTTCAATACGCGAATATCGGCAGAGTAGATCATTCCAAAAAAGAAGAATTCAAAAAACAGGTAAAATCCGATGCATTGAAGGCGGCGAAAAGCAAAGCTGAATATCTGCTGGCCTCGATAGATGAAAAACTTGGAAAAATACTGGAAATAAGAGAGCTCGACGAAAGTATCAATTATCCTCAACCTATGTTTGCCAAAGCCAATGTCCGCGCTTTTGCGGAAGCAGCCGACGCGGTAACTGAAAGTGATGTGCAGTATCAAAAGATAAAAATAACCTACAGAATGCAGGCAGCTTTCGAAATCAAATAG
- the nuoK gene encoding NADH-quinone oxidoreductase subunit NuoK: protein MNTIPLEHFLFVAAALFSIGLAITVTKRHFIGMLLGIELMLNAVNLNLIAFSRHDPERLGGQLFALFVIVVAAAEVTVALAIILRVYGHFQTVDPDKVSEMKK from the coding sequence ATGAATACCATCCCTCTGGAACATTTTCTGTTTGTTGCCGCAGCGCTTTTCAGCATCGGACTGGCCATTACCGTCACCAAGCGGCATTTCATAGGCATGCTGTTAGGCATTGAGTTAATGCTTAATGCCGTTAATTTAAACCTGATTGCCTTTAGCCGTCATGATCCTGAGAGGCTTGGAGGGCAGCTTTTTGCCTTATTCGTGATTGTGGTGGCAGCAGCAGAAGTGACCGTAGCACTGGCCATCATCCTGCGTGTATACGGGCACTTCCAAACGGTCGATCCCGACAAAGTAAGCGAAATGAAAAAATAG
- a CDS encoding 4Fe-4S binding protein encodes MSTYFKNISEGISTTLTGMRLTLRHLWHARQRRSFTDIRKDNFYEQNEGLVTIQYPLETIPIPDNGRYRLHNEMDDCIVCDKCVKVCPVDCIEIEPIKAIEEVGRASDGSPIRLYAAKFDIDMAKCCYCGLCTTVCPTECLTMTKTFDYSEFDVRDMVYNYANLSAEEADEKRRLLEQFQKEKEALKAASKPVTASEPTPAAPRPVFKPSIKPKVQEAETEVPADDAKPARPSFQPRKPVIPPVADKSDESATEKPAVKLPFKPSMKPKTAETDGKTIDVSPETTEGVSPKPAFRPTMKPRVPGNTNETKPEANTETVPEQEKPKPAFRPTMKPKAPDNTNETKPEANTETVPEQEKPKPAFRPTMKPRVPDNTNEIKPQAKAETEAEPVKPKPAFRPTMKPKVPDNTNETKPQAKAETEVEPVKPKPAFRPTMKPKPKSPDDE; translated from the coding sequence TTGTCAACCTACTTTAAAAACATATCCGAAGGTATCAGTACCACCCTCACAGGCATGCGGCTTACCTTGCGCCACTTATGGCATGCGAGGCAGCGTCGTTCTTTCACGGATATCAGGAAGGATAATTTCTACGAACAAAATGAAGGCTTGGTTACCATTCAGTACCCCCTGGAAACCATTCCTATTCCCGACAATGGCAGGTACCGTCTTCACAATGAAATGGACGACTGCATTGTATGTGACAAATGTGTGAAAGTCTGCCCGGTTGACTGCATTGAGATTGAGCCTATCAAGGCTATTGAAGAAGTGGGCCGGGCATCCGATGGCTCTCCGATCAGGCTTTACGCTGCAAAGTTTGATATCGATATGGCAAAGTGCTGTTACTGTGGCCTTTGTACTACGGTATGTCCCACCGAATGTCTTACCATGACCAAAACGTTTGACTACAGTGAGTTTGATGTGCGGGATATGGTCTACAACTACGCAAATCTCAGCGCAGAGGAGGCGGATGAAAAGCGCAGGTTACTGGAACAGTTCCAGAAAGAAAAAGAAGCATTAAAGGCAGCCAGTAAGCCCGTTACAGCATCCGAACCAACGCCTGCTGCACCTAGGCCTGTATTTAAGCCAAGCATAAAACCCAAAGTCCAGGAAGCGGAAACCGAAGTACCTGCAGATGACGCCAAACCGGCAAGGCCTTCCTTTCAGCCCCGCAAACCTGTTATTCCTCCGGTAGCTGATAAGTCGGATGAATCAGCGACGGAGAAACCGGCCGTGAAGCTGCCTTTTAAACCTTCCATGAAACCGAAAACTGCAGAAACTGATGGAAAAACGATTGATGTTTCACCAGAAACAACAGAAGGAGTTTCACCGAAACCGGCTTTCAGGCCAACCATGAAGCCGAGGGTTCCCGGCAATACAAACGAAACCAAGCCTGAAGCAAATACTGAAACAGTACCGGAACAGGAAAAGCCTAAGCCCGCTTTCAGGCCGACAATGAAGCCGAAGGCTCCGGACAATACAAACGAAACCAAGCCTGAAGCAAATACTGAAACAGTACCTGAACAGGAAAAGCCCAAGCCCGCTTTCAGGCCGACCATGAAGCCGAGGGTTCCTGACAATACAAACGAAATCAAGCCCCAGGCAAAAGCTGAAACCGAGGCGGAACCGGTAAAACCCAAACCGGCTTTCAGGCCGACTATGAAACCGAAGGTACCCGACAATACAAACGAAACCAAGCCCCAGGCAAAAGCTGAAACCGAGGTGGAACCGGTAAAACCCAAACCGGCTTTCAGGCCGACTATGAAACCGAAGCCTAAATCGCCTGATGACGAATAG
- a CDS encoding diacylglycerol/lipid kinase family protein: MDKPSYLFILNPNSGTSTGKNALFTSQSIERLAKKNNVHAEIIFTESQGHATLLTRDNLDKTNWQAIVAIGGDGTVNEIARSLVLTDTPLGILPMGSGNGLARHLGIPLQLEAALHKLFRGTVHTIDSALLNDIPFFCTAGIGFDAYVGKLFSEQKIRGLATYMNVSFRSYWDYQPQQIKLNGVTQEVFSLTFANAGQYGNNAWVAPQASLQDGQLDICTIRTFPKWYGTSLVYRLFTRQLKDSDYITYHRTTDATIETSAPPLIHYDGEPLQLDVDHFTVKIRPASLKIVL, from the coding sequence GTGGATAAACCTTCATATCTTTTTATTCTGAATCCCAACTCGGGAACGTCCACGGGAAAAAATGCTCTTTTTACTTCACAATCCATTGAAAGACTGGCAAAGAAAAATAACGTTCATGCAGAAATCATCTTTACCGAATCTCAGGGGCACGCTACGTTGCTCACCCGGGACAACCTTGATAAAACCAACTGGCAGGCCATTGTGGCCATAGGAGGCGACGGTACCGTGAATGAAATAGCGCGGTCGCTGGTATTAACCGATACTCCGCTCGGTATTTTACCGATGGGATCGGGAAACGGGCTGGCCAGGCATCTGGGTATTCCGCTGCAGCTGGAAGCCGCTCTCCATAAACTGTTCCGGGGCACGGTCCATACCATTGACAGTGCTTTGCTGAATGATATCCCGTTTTTTTGTACCGCCGGAATCGGCTTTGACGCTTATGTGGGTAAACTCTTCAGTGAACAGAAAATCCGTGGCCTGGCAACTTACATGAATGTATCGTTCCGGTCCTACTGGGATTATCAGCCTCAGCAAATCAAACTGAACGGAGTCACACAGGAAGTTTTTTCACTCACTTTTGCCAACGCCGGGCAATACGGGAATAATGCGTGGGTTGCTCCGCAGGCCAGCCTGCAGGACGGCCAGCTGGATATCTGCACCATCCGCACGTTTCCCAAATGGTATGGTACCTCGCTTGTATACCGGCTCTTTACTCGCCAGCTGAAAGATTCAGACTATATTACCTATCACCGAACCACCGATGCCACCATTGAGACCAGCGCCCCTCCGCTCATCCATTACGACGGAGAACCCCTGCAACTCGATGTTGATCATTTTACGGTAAAAATAAGGCCGGCAAGCCTCAAAATTGTGCTTTAA
- a CDS encoding cupin domain-containing protein: MKTASYWIERYNLLPHPEGGYFAETYRSAEGISQEALPDRFSGNRAFSTGIYFLLESHHFSALHRIHSDEMWHFYAGDPLDIFVMYPETGDLQIIQLGPDPELGQTFQAVVPAGTWFGSRTAPGGRFSLVGCTVAPGFDFADFEMGSREFLSEEFPQHHALIQELTHS; this comes from the coding sequence ATGAAAACTGCCTCTTACTGGATTGAAAGATACAACCTGCTTCCGCATCCGGAAGGAGGTTATTTTGCAGAAACCTACCGGTCAGCGGAGGGTATCAGCCAGGAAGCGTTGCCTGACCGGTTTTCGGGAAACAGAGCGTTTTCAACGGGGATATATTTCCTTTTGGAATCACATCATTTTTCTGCTTTACACAGGATCCACTCGGACGAGATGTGGCATTTTTATGCTGGCGACCCGCTGGACATATTCGTAATGTATCCTGAAACCGGGGATCTGCAGATCATTCAGCTCGGACCGGACCCGGAGCTGGGACAAACGTTTCAGGCCGTAGTTCCCGCCGGAACCTGGTTTGGTTCGCGTACGGCTCCCGGCGGGCGTTTTTCTCTGGTGGGCTGTACTGTAGCCCCGGGTTTCGACTTTGCCGATTTCGAAATGGGCAGCCGCGAATTCCTTTCAGAAGAATTTCCCCAGCATCATGCCCTGATACAGGAACTTACACATTCCTGA
- a CDS encoding NADH-quinone oxidoreductase subunit J family protein, producing the protein MEIIAFYSFAVLTITSAIFILFSKNLLYAAFALFAAFLGIAALYVLAGADFLAVTQIMVYVGGILVLLIFGIMLTQKADKNAPSSSPNKVLVTANRQLPGFIFASVSFIFLTYVIFSANFKMIGETIVSKSTIKTIGVELMTSHLLPFEIAGILLLVALVGAAYLAMNRNPAP; encoded by the coding sequence ATGGAAATAATAGCTTTTTACAGCTTTGCTGTGCTGACGATCACTTCAGCTATTTTTATTCTTTTTTCAAAAAACCTTCTTTATGCTGCATTCGCTCTGTTTGCAGCATTTCTTGGGATAGCTGCTTTATATGTGCTGGCAGGTGCGGACTTCCTGGCCGTCACCCAGATCATGGTATATGTGGGAGGTATTCTGGTGCTGTTGATATTTGGGATTATGCTTACACAAAAAGCGGATAAAAACGCTCCGTCTTCCAGTCCTAATAAGGTGCTAGTAACAGCCAACAGGCAGCTACCCGGTTTTATCTTTGCTTCGGTTTCTTTTATTTTTTTGACCTACGTAATTTTCAGTGCCAACTTCAAAATGATTGGAGAAACAATTGTCAGTAAATCAACCATAAAGACTATTGGGGTGGAGCTGATGACCAGCCACTTACTCCCTTTTGAAATTGCCGGAATTCTGTTGCTGGTGGCACTTGTAGGTGCTGCCTACCTCGCCATGAACCGTAATCCTGCCCCATGA
- a CDS encoding YtxH domain-containing protein, protein MSINAKHLATFILGAAAGVAAHKYLQSEEGEKLLEDLKTKASDLKAEAENAVDKAPEYFEELKTKGAETLKSNFPDAEQFFKELFEKFSGKGTTATGTDIDPNPAT, encoded by the coding sequence ATGAGTATCAACGCAAAACACCTTGCCACTTTTATACTTGGAGCTGCCGCAGGCGTGGCAGCGCACAAATATCTTCAGTCAGAAGAAGGCGAAAAGCTTCTGGAAGATTTGAAAACCAAAGCGAGCGATCTTAAGGCGGAAGCAGAAAATGCCGTGGACAAAGCGCCCGAGTATTTTGAAGAACTTAAAACCAAAGGGGCCGAAACACTGAAATCAAATTTCCCCGATGCAGAGCAGTTCTTTAAGGAACTGTTTGAAAAGTTTTCAGGAAAAGGCACAACGGCCACAGGAACGGACATTGATCCGAATCCTGCCACATAA
- a CDS encoding DeoR/GlpR family DNA-binding transcription regulator, whose protein sequence is MSFQNRKNKILQLVREHGEVNIKELSAATGASGITIRRDLQVLAEDGLIFRTHGGAMKPDLVKTPVDFINKVARHISEKDQICRRAVQLIEEGDTLFMDCGSTVFRLCGLIRHMDVRVITNSLPVVHELMGSTVRLNLIGGELDKMRQAMHGSIAVEHIGRYHANKAFVGVDGISAAKGLSASSEKEAEITMAMAANSSQTYLLCDASKVGRDSYLQFADIDILSALVTNEKTESVLKIQEKGLPVLI, encoded by the coding sequence ATGAGTTTTCAAAACCGGAAGAATAAAATTCTTCAGCTTGTCAGGGAACATGGCGAGGTGAACATAAAGGAATTATCCGCTGCCACCGGCGCCTCAGGAATCACAATCAGGCGTGACTTGCAGGTACTAGCCGAAGACGGCCTGATTTTCCGCACCCACGGTGGCGCCATGAAACCCGACCTCGTTAAAACACCTGTGGATTTTATAAACAAAGTTGCCCGCCATATTTCAGAAAAAGACCAGATATGCAGGCGGGCCGTACAGCTGATCGAGGAAGGAGATACCCTCTTTATGGATTGCGGCAGTACGGTTTTCCGGCTTTGCGGATTGATAAGGCACATGGATGTTCGGGTGATTACCAATTCTTTACCCGTGGTGCACGAACTGATGGGCAGTACAGTCCGGCTGAACCTGATCGGCGGCGAACTGGATAAAATGCGGCAGGCAATGCATGGCAGTATTGCGGTGGAGCACATCGGCCGATACCACGCCAACAAAGCTTTTGTCGGTGTGGATGGCATTTCCGCCGCAAAGGGCCTGTCCGCCAGCAGTGAGAAGGAAGCTGAAATTACAATGGCCATGGCAGCAAATTCCAGCCAGACCTACCTGCTTTGTGATGCTTCCAAAGTTGGCAGGGACAGCTATCTTCAATTTGCGGATATTGATATCCTTTCTGCTTTGGTAACCAATGAAAAAACAGAATCCGTATTGAAAATTCAGGAGAAAGGCCTTCCGGTGCTTATTTGA
- the nudK gene encoding GDP-mannose pyrophosphatase NudK has translation MFTNKNVKIVSEEVLSDNWYTLRKFTFDYQRKDGVWERQSREAYDRGNGATILLYNKIKQSIILTQQFRLPTYTNGNATGMMIESCAGLLDKDNAEACIRRETEEETGYKIGSVKKIFEAYMSPGSVTEILYFFVAEYDEGMKMGAGGGCDAEQENIEVMEIAFEKAVQMLKSGEIRDAKTMMLIQYAQLNNLLAA, from the coding sequence ATGTTCACGAATAAAAATGTAAAGATTGTGTCGGAAGAGGTATTGTCGGACAACTGGTATACCCTCCGAAAATTCACGTTCGATTATCAGCGGAAAGATGGCGTTTGGGAAAGGCAATCCAGGGAAGCCTACGACCGCGGAAACGGTGCAACGATTTTGCTGTACAATAAAATCAAGCAAAGTATTATTCTAACGCAACAGTTTAGGTTGCCGACCTATACCAACGGTAATGCAACAGGGATGATGATAGAATCCTGTGCGGGGTTGCTCGACAAGGATAATGCTGAGGCCTGTATCAGGCGGGAAACGGAGGAAGAAACAGGGTATAAGATCGGTTCGGTGAAGAAAATATTTGAAGCCTACATGTCACCGGGTTCTGTCACGGAGATCCTTTATTTTTTCGTGGCCGAATATGATGAGGGCATGAAGATGGGTGCCGGAGGCGGCTGTGATGCCGAGCAGGAAAATATTGAAGTGATGGAAATTGCCTTTGAAAAAGCCGTGCAGATGCTTAAAAGTGGGGAGATCAGGGATGCAAAAACCATGATGCTCATCCAGTATGCGCAACTGAATAATCTGTTGGCAGCCTGA
- a CDS encoding MarR family winged helix-turn-helix transcriptional regulator, with the protein MTHHSDHRAYFFKIDTTIKKIRNALQKQLNEAGFDLTVDQWVLIDHIFRQQGISQNELAELTFKDPPTVTRIIDLLEKKGLVERGLAAGDRRKFNLFLTKTGEEIYQKAYPIVVEIRRKGWGDLSEADYQHFVRIMDSIYQNFT; encoded by the coding sequence ATGACACACCATTCCGATCACCGTGCCTATTTTTTCAAAATAGACACCACCATAAAAAAAATCAGAAATGCCCTTCAGAAGCAGCTTAATGAAGCCGGTTTTGATCTCACCGTAGATCAATGGGTGCTCATTGACCATATATTTCGTCAGCAGGGTATCAGCCAGAATGAACTGGCCGAACTTACCTTTAAAGATCCGCCCACGGTTACCAGGATTATTGACCTTCTGGAAAAGAAAGGACTGGTGGAGCGTGGCCTGGCTGCTGGCGACAGACGAAAATTTAATCTGTTCCTGACAAAGACCGGTGAGGAGATCTACCAGAAAGCATATCCCATCGTAGTAGAGATCAGGAGAAAGGGTTGGGGTGACCTGAGCGAGGCGGATTATCAGCATTTTGTAAGGATCATGGACTCCATTTATCAGAATTTTACCTGA
- a CDS encoding methylglyoxal synthase, which translates to MLDFRTIPASKRIAMVAHDNRKTELLEWALVNREALSKNTLYGTGTTGKLLEEKLNQPVIRLLSGPLGGDQQVGSMIAEEKIDLLIFFWDPMSAQPHDPDVKALLRLCVVWNIPVASNKATADFIFSSPLMNQDYTATQIDYSTYLNRKL; encoded by the coding sequence ATGCTGGATTTCAGAACAATACCCGCAAGTAAGCGCATCGCTATGGTAGCCCATGATAACCGGAAAACAGAGTTGCTGGAATGGGCGCTGGTAAACCGGGAAGCATTAAGCAAAAATACATTATATGGTACCGGAACTACCGGTAAATTACTGGAAGAAAAACTGAACCAGCCGGTGATCAGGTTGCTTAGCGGGCCACTGGGCGGAGATCAGCAGGTGGGTAGCATGATTGCGGAGGAAAAAATTGATCTGCTGATTTTTTTCTGGGATCCCATGTCTGCCCAGCCGCATGATCCGGACGTGAAAGCCTTGCTCAGATTATGCGTGGTCTGGAATATTCCGGTGGCCTCCAATAAGGCAACGGCTGATTTCATTTTTTCGTCCCCGCTGATGAACCAGGACTATACTGCCACCCAGATCGATTACAGTACCTATTTGAACCGTAAACTCTGA